In the Oscillospiraceae bacterium genome, CGTCGTGGTGGATTCGGCGGTCAACTCCAGCAATGTTTCTGCCTATGTCGGTGCCGATAACTACGGTGCCGGGCAGATGGCCGCCAAGTCAGCGCTGGAAAACGTCGAAGGTCCGCTGCACGTCGGCCTGGTCAACTACAATGTCAACAGTCCCAACGCGCAGGAACGCGAAAAAGGCGTCGTTGATACCCTTGCAGACAGCGGCCGTGCCGAGGTTGCCGCCACCGTCTACAGCGTGGCCACCCCGGAAAATGCCCGCGCCGAGACGCTGACCATGCTGGCCCGCCACCCTGAGATCAACGTGCTGATTTCATTTAACGAAGCCGTCAGTGTCGGTGCCGCGCAGGCTGTCTCTGACCTTGGCCGTGCCGAGGACCTCTGGATGGTTGCATTCGACTCCAACATCAAAACGGTCGATGCCCTGCACACCGGCGCGGTAGATGCCATGGTCGTGCAGAACACCTACGACATGGGCTATTTCAGCGTCGAGAGTGCCTACAAGCTGTTGGCCGGGCAGGGGAACGATGTTGCCCGCGAGACCCAAACCACCACCCGCATCATTGACCGCAGTAACATTTTCGCCCTCGACGGCCAAAAAGCCGTTTTCCCGTTTGAATAACCGTATAAATTCATCCTATCCCGCAGGTTTCTGCGGGATATTTTTTCTTCAATTTTATTACAGCAATAACTTTTTCGTCACTTTTGCTGTGCATTCTGCACAAAACATATTGTCCGTAAATGTAGAAACCGTCCAATAGGGTGAAAAAATTACATCTTTATCGGTGAAATTTCTCCTTGTTTTTTCATCTTCTATCAGGTAACATAATAACTGTCAACAGGGTCTGCCTCCTCTACAGGCAACCCACAAAAATCCACTGCAAAAAGAAGGAGAAAACAATTATGAAAAAGTTACTCGCACTCGCTGTTGCAGGCACTATGGCCGTTTCTCTGGCCGCTTGCGGTTCTTCCGCGTCCAGCGCTCCCGCTTCTTCCGAAGCTACCTCTGAGGCTGCTACCTCCGCTGCCGAGAGCGCAGCTGAGAGCGTTACCGAGACCACTCAGGGCGGCAAGGTTGGCGTCTGCATCTACAAGTTCGATGATGCTTTCATGACCACCTACCGTAATGCTCTGCAGGAAATCCTCGAGGGCAAGGGCTACGAGGTCACCATCGTTGACGGCAACAACGACCAGGCTAAGCAGAACGAGCAGATCAACACCTTCATCACGCAGGGTGTCGATGCACTGATCATCAACCCCGTTATGACTTCTGCTGCTGACCAGATCATCTCCACCGTTAAGGATGCCGATGTTCCCACCGTCCTGATCAACCGTGAGCCCACCGCCGATCAGATGTCCGCTTACGACAAGCTGGTCTACGTTGGCTGCGACGCCGCTCAGTCCGGCACCTTCCAGGGCGAGCTGATCCTCGACACCGAGAACAAGGGCGACATCAACGGCGACGGCAAGGTTTCCTACATCATGATCCAGGGTGACCCCGAGAACATCGACGCCCAGCTGCGTACTGAGTACTCCGTCAAGGCTCTGACCGATGCCGGTGTCGAAGTTGAACAGCTCGACCTGCAGCGCGGTGACTGGGACCGTAACAAGGGCCAGGAAATCTGCCAGAACGACCTCGCTAAGTACGGCGACCAGATCGAGGTTGTCTTCTGCAACAACGACGACATGGCTATCGGCGCTCTGCAGGCTATTCAGGCTGCCGGCCGTACCGTCAACAAGGACATCTACCTCGTTGGTGTCGACGCTCTGGACGCTGCCAAGAACGAAGTTGCTAACGGCAACATGACCGGCACTGTTCTGAACGATGCTAAGGGCCAGGCTACCCAGGCTGTTGAGTGCATGGAAGAGTTGCTGGGCGGCAAGACCTACGCTGCTGGTGAGCAGAGTGTCTACGTTGACTACGTCAAGGTCACTCCTGACAACGTTAAGGACTTCCAGTAATCAGCTTACTTAAAACCGAAATCCGGGGTGCGTGTGCACAGGCGCACGCACTCCTTTTTTATCAGA is a window encoding:
- a CDS encoding substrate-binding domain-containing protein, with protein sequence MIKHVKTLAACLSALLLAGCAASPTPAPTTTRYHVAMIAKSTSTEFWSAVFAGAEAAATEYNMDLTITGSESEEDYSSQNDLIEKAVEEGAQAIIFSASDYQKNAAAIDAAADKGVCIVVVDSAVNSSNVSAYVGADNYGAGQMAAKSALENVEGPLHVGLVNYNVNSPNAQEREKGVVDTLADSGRAEVAATVYSVATPENARAETLTMLARHPEINVLISFNEAVSVGAAQAVSDLGRAEDLWMVAFDSNIKTVDALHTGAVDAMVVQNTYDMGYFSVESAYKLLAGQGNDVARETQTTTRIIDRSNIFALDGQKAVFPFE
- a CDS encoding galactose ABC transporter substrate-binding protein encodes the protein MKKLLALAVAGTMAVSLAACGSSASSAPASSEATSEAATSAAESAAESVTETTQGGKVGVCIYKFDDAFMTTYRNALQEILEGKGYEVTIVDGNNDQAKQNEQINTFITQGVDALIINPVMTSAADQIISTVKDADVPTVLINREPTADQMSAYDKLVYVGCDAAQSGTFQGELILDTENKGDINGDGKVSYIMIQGDPENIDAQLRTEYSVKALTDAGVEVEQLDLQRGDWDRNKGQEICQNDLAKYGDQIEVVFCNNDDMAIGALQAIQAAGRTVNKDIYLVGVDALDAAKNEVANGNMTGTVLNDAKGQATQAVECMEELLGGKTYAAGEQSVYVDYVKVTPDNVKDFQ